The DNA sequence ATCAAGTCGCAGTTGCCGTGGTCGGTGCGACTGCTCTTGGTGGTCATGATCGGCTTGGTAGGGGCGATGGCGATGTGGAGCTTCGATGCGGGGCTGGGGTTGCCGAGTCCGTATCCTGCCAACCTCAGGGAACAAATCTCCCGTTACAAGGAGCAGGTCGAACGCCTCACCGCCGAGCGGGACCAGTTTTCAACCACCGTCAATTCGGCGGAAAGCCAGCTCAATATCGAGCGCTCAGCGCAAAAGCAGCTCGCCGCCCAAGTGAGAACGCTGGAATCCGAGAATACCCGGCTCAAGGAAGATCTGGCTTTCTTTGAAAGCCTGCTGCCGACTGCCACCGGCCCCTTGGGGGTGTCGATCCGCCGCCTGAAGGTTGATCAGGTCGGGCCGAACCAATGGCGCTATCGCTTGCTCGTCATGCAAGGCGGGAAGGGCGAACACGAATTTATTGGCAATTTGCAACTTGTAGCGACGGTTCTGAAAGACGGTAAAAGTGCTATGATGACTTTTCCAGATGGGAATCCTACTGAGCAGGGCAAGTACAAGCTCAGCTTCAAGCATTATCAGCGTGTGGAAGGGGTGCTCACCCTGCCGGAAGGCGCTGTGACCAAAGTGGTCCAGGCACGCGTGCTCGAAAAAGGTCAAATACGGGCGCAACAATCAGCGAATTTGTGAAGGAGGGCCATTATGCTAGGCCGCAAAACCAAAGGCACGATTGATAGTCTCATCGGCATCTCGACCAATATTGAAGGCAATGTGAACTTCAAGGGGGGATTGCGCATAGATGGGACGGTCAAGGGCAACGTGATTGCCGATGCCAATGAGCCGAGCATGCTGGTGATTTCGGAGCATGCCAAGGTGGAAGGAGAGGTACGCGTCGCGCACTTGGTGGTGAATGGAGAGATCGTCGGCCCGGTCTATTCTTCCGAGCTGCTTGAATTACAGCCGAGAGCCCGCATAACTGGAGATGTATATTACAAGGCGCTGGAAATGCACGGAGGCGCCTTGGTCGCCGGCAAGCTTACGCATGATCAAGTCGGCGAGCCCGTGCTCAAACTGGCGCTGTCCAATACGTAATCGTCGTCAAACGTATATAATGAATGCATGTTTGCTTCGCAGGAGTCCTCAATGAATGCCGTCACCGAAATGCCTGAACCGATCATCTTCACCGACAGCGCCGCAGACAAGGTGGCGCAACTGATCGAAGAAGAAGGCAATCCCGATCTGAAACTGCGCGTGTTCGTGCAAGGCGGAGGCTGCTCCGGCTTCCAATACGGTTTCACCTTTGATGAAATCGTCAATGAAGACGACACAACGATGACCAAGAATGGCGTCCAGCTCTTGATCGATTCGATGAGCTACCAATACTTGGTCGGCGCGGAAATCGATTACAAGGACGATCTGGAAGGCGCGCAATTCGTGATCAAGAATCCGAATGCGTCAACCACCTGCGGCTGCGGTTCTTCATTCTCGGCCTGACTACCGCGTCATCGGCAGAAAAGCGCAGGCGTGCCCTGCGCTTTTTTATTTCTTGCTATTTCTTGCCTCAAATCAATTTACCCTGAGGCAATATCCGTACAATCTTCTTCCGGTTGGAAATTTTCCCGGAAGGTTGATGTCATGTCCCGTCGTCGCGCGTTGTTTGCCCTATTTGCTCCGATGCTTTTCACTGCCATGCATGCAGTGGCAGCCAGCCCGGCAACCGGGAAGGAAATTGGCAAGGCGCCACAGGATATGGATATCTGTTCCTCCAATGGGGCCGCCGAGCGCACCCGTCCTCTCCTGAATGAGTCCAAGGCGGTCTATTTCGTGAACTTGCGCGATGGTGACAAGGTTACCTCGCCTTTTCGCATTGCGTTTGGCCTGGTCGGCATGGGGATCGCTCCCGCCGGCGTGAATGTCGAGAATACCGGTCATCACCATTTGCTGATCGATCAGAAACTGACCAACGACATGCTGATCAAGCCGATTCCGTTTACCGAAAAATACCGGCATTTCGGCAAGGGCGAAACGGAAGCGACGCTCGAACTTCCGGTTGGAAAACACACCCTGCGTCTGCTGTTTGCCAATGCCTATCACCAGCCTTACTACGTGTCGAGCAAGGAAGTGACGATCGAAGTTCTGTCGAAAAACGGATTTGCGAAACCGTAGTCCCAGCAGCTTGGGCGTGCCGTTCCGCTTAAGCCGGATAAAGCGCGCCGAGAATTCGCAAGCCTTTTGCTCCCGTAACGCTGGGCAGGTTGCCAGCCTGGCGTTCGACATGGCGATGCGCGAGCCAGGCAAATGCCAGAGCCTCCACATGATTGGGCGCCACGCCTAAAGCGTCCGTCGACGCCACATGCGCCGAATGTCCTTGGCCGGCCAGCGCATGTTGCAGACGATGCATTAGATGCGCATTGTAGGCACCGCCGCCACACACATACACCGCCTGCGCGGCGCGGGCATGATCGGCAATGGCGGTGGCCAGTGTCACTGCCGTGAACTCCGTCAGCGTCGCCTGCACATCCTGTGCCGCAGCACTGGCAAATCCGCTTAGCTTGTTTTCCAGCCATGCCAGATGAAACAGGTCGCGGCCGGTGCTTTTCGGCGGCGCCAGCTTCAGGAAGGCTTCGTCGAGCAAGGTCTGCAGCAGTGCCGGGATGACACGCCCGCCGGCCGCCCAAGCGCCGCCGGCATCGAAAGACCCGCCAAGATGCCGGGCAATCCAGGCATCCATCAACACATTGCCCGGACCGGTGTCGAAGCCGATCACCTTTTGTCCATGATCGAGCACGCTGATATTGCTGATGCCGCCGATGTTGGCGACAACCCGGGTTTCGTCGGCAGTCCCGAAAATGGCTTGGTGAAATGCCGGAACCAGGGGCGCGCCCTGTCCGCCGGCGGCAATGTCCCGGCTGCGGAAATCGGCAATCACATCAATGCCGGATAACTCGGCCAACAGGGACGGGTTGTTGATCTGGCGCGTGTAGCCTGCTTCCGGCCGATGCCGGATGGTTTGGCCATGAGCGCCGACGGCGCAAATCGCGGCCGGGGCGATCCCGCTGTGCGCAGTCAGCTGCGCGACACAATCGGCATAGTGGCACGCGAGCAGATTGGCGGCCATCGCTTCGCGATGAATTTCATTGTCGGCCGGCGCTTGCAGCGCCATCAATTCCTCACGCAGTGGCGCAGGGAAGGGAATGTAGGCGGTGGCGACGGTGCTCACCGGCGTGTCGCTGCCGTCGGCCGGAAACTCCGCCAGGACGCCATCCACGCCGTCCAAGCTGGTGCCTGACATTAAACCGATGAAAAGCTTCGACATATGAACCGTTCAGGGGGGGGCTGGGGAATCCGTTGCAAAAAGACGAAGGGCGCATCGAAATGCGCCCTTCGGTCGTTAGGCTGCAATAGCCATCGATTGTACAAGCCCTTAAACGGTTTAGGGCTCGATCCTGCTACTTGGATGCCAGCTTGAGCTTGATGCCGTTTTCCTGGGGATTGAGCAGGGCAAAACGATGGCGCATGTCGTTTGCAACGGTGCGGAAACGTTGCAAATCCGCTCCGGCCAGCGGCTGGGCGTTCGGCACCTCAACCGTCATCGGGTCGCGTGGCTGGTTGTTGACGCGGAACTCGTAATGCAAGTGCGGGCCGGTGGTCCAACCTGTCATGCCGACGTAGCCGATCACCTCGCCCTGGTTGACCTTCGCACCTTTCTTCAAGCCGCTCGCAAAGCGGCTCATATGCGCATAGGCGGTCGAATAATTGTTCCAGTGCTTGATCACGACCACGTTGCCGTAACCGTTCTGGGTGCCCATGAAATCGATGGTGCCGTCCCCCGAGGCGCGTATCGGCGTGCCGACCGCTGCAGCGAAATCGACGCCCTGGTGCGCCTTCCAGCGTCCGGAAATCGGATGCACGCGCATCGAAAAGCCGGAAGAGATGCGCGAAAACTCGAGCGGGGACTTGAGGAAGGCCTTTTTCAGGGACTTGCCGTCGAACGAGTAATAGCCGCCGCCCTGCCGGCTGTTGGGCTCGTCGAACCAGACAGCCTGATAGGTATTGCCGGCATTGACGAATTCGCCCGCCAGCACGCGCCCGGCGCGCACGTATTCGCCGTTTTGCCAGAATGTCTCATAGACGACATTGAAGCGGTCGCCGCGGCGCAGGTCCGATGCAAAATCGATATTGGTGGCGAACATGTCCACCATCTGGTTCGCGACGGCATCGGGAATCTGGGCCGCATCGGTGGCGGCGTACAGCGACGACTTGATCTCGCCAGAATTCATTTCGATGCGGCGCTCGAGCGTCGCCGCCATTTCGGTGGCGGTGAAATGATCGCCATTGCGCGCGATGACGAGATTCCTGGCCGGGTTGCCGCTGCCATCGATCAGCGAGGTCGACAGGCGCAGAAGCGTGCCATCGTGAGCGGTTTGCGTCTGTACCCGGCGTCCGGCCTTCAATTGCAGCACGCTGCGCGCGATGCGATCGGATTTGATGAAGGCGGCGGCGGCGTCATCGTTGACCCCCAGGCGGGACAGGAGGGTAGCCAGCGTGTCGCCGGAACGGACTCTTTCTTCACGCACAAAGTACTGGTCGTCGGCCTGCAGCTTGGCGATCTGTTCGGACAGGTCGGGGATGGCCAATTCCTGCTTGATCGACTTGACCGGCAGGTCGGCCGGATCCGGCGCCATTGGAGCCACGCCTGCCGCTCCGAACGCGCACGCGGCCAAAAACAGGGCCGACGAAGAAATGATGCGCGTCTTGCGCGACGAACCGAAAAGTACTTTGATGCTCGAGCCCAGGCTCAGTAATTTGTCTGTAGGGAGCATGCAATAAGTTAGAATCTGCTGTTTTGACGGGCATCGCTGTCACAAAACGCATCGCAGGCCGTTTTTGGGCCGCGTAACGCGTTTTCCGGCAGCGCCGTAGAGCTTGTGCACGCACTGCATCTGGCGGTGCGATCCGGGCGATGGTGCTTGCCGAGGAATCTTTGGCGGCACTTCTTGTTCGAACCCGGACTCGGGAATACCGCCCACAAGCTCCGATTTTCACCTGCTATTGCTGCTTTTATTGTTGCATTGCAAGGTTGAAAATAAGCAGCGATTATACCAAACAGATGGTATGGATTTTTTTACTGGCGCATCTTAATTTTTCTCAGCTCATGGACGTCTCCCAAAACAAGAATACAGTGCAACCCGCCACCGCTTTGCCCCTTTCGGATGCGGTGCAGGAAGCGCTGGCAATCACCAAGCGCGGTATCGATGAACTCTTGATCGAAGCTGATTTCGTACAGAAACTGGCGCGCTCGGAAAAAACCGGCAAGCCTCTGCGCATCAAGCTCGGCTTGGACCCGACAGCGCCCGACCTGCACCTCGGGCATACGGTCGTGCTTAACAAAATGCGCCAATTGCAAAATCTGGGCCATACGGTCATCTTTCTGATTGGCGATTTCACCTCGATGATCGGCGACCCGTCCGGGCGCAACATTACCCGCCCGCCATTGACACGCGAGCAGATCGAGGAAAACGCCAAAACCTATTTTGCGCAGGCCAGCCTGGTGCTCGATCCCTCCCGTACTGAAATCCGCTACAACTCGGAATGGTGCGATCCGCTCGGCGCGCGCGGCATGATTCAGCTGTCGGCCAAGTACACCGTGGCGCGCATCCTGGAGCGCGAGGATTTCACCAAGCGCTTGAAGGCCGGCACGCCCATTTCGGTGCACGAGCTGCTGTACCCGCTGATGCAGGGCTACGATTCGGTGGCGCTGCAGTCGGACCTGGAACTGGGCGGCACAGATCAGAAGTTCAACCTGCTGGTGGGACGCGAGTTGCAGAAGGATTACGGCCAGGAGCCGCAGTGCATCCTGACCATGCCGCTGCTGGAAGGCCTCGATGGCGTGGAAAAGATGTCCAAGTCCAAGGGCAATTACGTCGGCATCACCGAGCCGGCCAACACCATGTTCGCCAAGTTGATGAGCATTTCCGACACCATGATGTGGCGTTACTACGACCTGCTGTCGTTCCGCTCGATCGCCGAGGTCGAGCAGTTCAAGCGCGAGGTCGAGGACGGACGCAATCCGCGCGACATCAAGGTCTTGCTGGCGCAGGAAATCGTCGAACGCTTCCATTCGCGCCAGGCGGCGCACGATGCGTTGGCCGACTTCAACAACCGCGCCAAGGGCGGCATCCCGGACGACATTCCGGAGGTGAGCCTGTCGGGCGCACCGTTGGGTATCGGCCAGTTGCTCAAACAGGCCAACCTGTGCGCGTCGACCTCGGAAGCGCTGCGCATGGTCGAGCAGGGCGGCGTGCGCATCGACGGCGCGACGATCAGCGACAAGGCGCTGAAGGTCGAGGCCGGCACGTTTGTGCTGCAGGTCGGCAAGCGCAAGTTCGCGCGCGTGACGCTGTCCTGATGATCGCGCTGATCCAGCGCGTGACGCACGCGAGTGTGGTTGTCGATGGCGCGGCCGTCGGTGCCATCGAGGCCGGCTTGATGGTGCTGCTCTGTGCCGAGCGCAACGACACGGAAAAAGAGGCCGATGCGCTCCTGGCCAAGCTGCTCTCCTATCGCGTGTTTGGCGATGACGCAGGCAAGATGAACCGCAGCGTGGCCGATGTCGGCGGTGCGCTGCTGCTGGTGCCGCAGTTCACGCTGGCGGCCGATACCCGCTCCGGCACGCGGCCTTCCTTCACGCCGGCAGCGTCGCCGGAAGACGGCAAGCGCCTGTTCGACTACTTTGTCGCAAGAGCCCGCGATAAACATCCTGCGGTCGAAACCGGCCAGTTCGGCGCCCACATGCAGGTGTCGTTGACCAACGATGGGCCGGTGACGTTCTGGCTGCAGATCAAGGCTGGAAACTGAGCGCCGCGATATGCTCGGCGCGTTGAATCACATCCTTAACCAGGCAAGGAGGCCAAGATGAAACTTTGGAGCGAGTCGTTCAAGGATGGCGATGCCATCCCCGGCGAATATGCATTCTGCGTGATCGATCCGGCATCACATGTTGCGATGTCATCCAACAGGAATCCGCATCTCGCCTGGAGCGATCTGCCAGCCGGCACCAAGTCGCTGGCGCTGATCTGCCATGACCGCGACGTGCCCTCGCGTGGTGACGACGTCAACCAGGAAGGCAAAAGCGTGCCGGCCGACTTGCCGCGCGTTGACTTTTTCCACTGGACGTTGATCGATCTGCCCGCCGACATGACGCCGATTGCGGCTGGCCAGTACTGCAATGAAGTGACGCTGCGCGGCAAGAGCGGCCCCGATATCGGCGGCAGCCAGCCAGGACGGCATGGACTCAACGATTACACCGGCTGGTTTGCCGGCGACGCCGACATGGCAGGCGACTATTTCGGCTACGACGGCCCGTGCCCGCCGTGGAATGACTCGATTCAGCATCATTATGTGTTCACGCTGTTTGCGCTCGATATCGAGCGCGTGCCGGTCGACGGAAAATTCACCGGCCAGCAGGTGCGCGACGCGATTCGCGGCCATGTGCTCGCCGAAGCCAATATCGTCGGCGCCTATACCCTGAACCCCGCGCTGGCCAAGGCCGGCCGCTAACCCCGAGGAAGTCCGAGTGACAGAAGTTTTATTGATCCGCCACGGCGAAACTGCGTGGAATGCCGTGAAACGCCTGCAAGGCCACCTCGATATCCCGCTCAATGCCACCGGCGAGCGGCAGGCTGCGGCGCTCGGACGCGCGCTGCTCGATGAGCCGCTGGACGCGGTGTTTTCCAGCGATTTGCAGCGCGCCTATCAAACCGCACAGGCGGTTGCGGCCCCGCGCGGCATGCAGGTGCTGGTCGATCGGGGATTGCGCGAGCGCTGCTACGGCGCCTTCGAAGGCATGATGTACGCCGACATCAGCCAGCGCTATCCGCAAGCCTATGCCGCCTGGCAGGCACGCGACATCGATGCGCGTATGCCGCAAGGCGAGCATGAGGCGG is a window from the Noviherbaspirillum sp. UKPF54 genome containing:
- a CDS encoding DUF6776 family protein; amino-acid sequence: MKFRLWRRRLSVSSPRMAIKSQLPWSVRLLLVVMIGLVGAMAMWSFDAGLGLPSPYPANLREQISRYKEQVERLTAERDQFSTTVNSAESQLNIERSAQKQLAAQVRTLESENTRLKEDLAFFESLLPTATGPLGVSIRRLKVDQVGPNQWRYRLLVMQGGKGEHEFIGNLQLVATVLKDGKSAMMTFPDGNPTEQGKYKLSFKHYQRVEGVLTLPEGAVTKVVQARVLEKGQIRAQQSANL
- a CDS encoding histidine phosphatase family protein, with the translated sequence MTEVLLIRHGETAWNAVKRLQGHLDIPLNATGERQAAALGRALLDEPLDAVFSSDLQRAYQTAQAVAAPRGMQVLVDRGLRERCYGAFEGMMYADISQRYPQAYAAWQARDIDARMPQGEHEAETLREFSQRVIQTITRIVEQGRYRKVALVTHGGVLECAYRAAQGVGFAHPRDFDIFNASVNRLQWCKGRLKLVEWGDVSHLENLDELALDEIDR
- a CDS encoding polymer-forming cytoskeletal protein, translated to MLGRKTKGTIDSLIGISTNIEGNVNFKGGLRIDGTVKGNVIADANEPSMLVISEHAKVEGEVRVAHLVVNGEIVGPVYSSELLELQPRARITGDVYYKALEMHGGALVAGKLTHDQVGEPVLKLALSNT
- a CDS encoding M23 family metallopeptidase; translation: MLPTDKLLSLGSSIKVLFGSSRKTRIISSSALFLAACAFGAAGVAPMAPDPADLPVKSIKQELAIPDLSEQIAKLQADDQYFVREERVRSGDTLATLLSRLGVNDDAAAAFIKSDRIARSVLQLKAGRRVQTQTAHDGTLLRLSTSLIDGSGNPARNLVIARNGDHFTATEMAATLERRIEMNSGEIKSSLYAATDAAQIPDAVANQMVDMFATNIDFASDLRRGDRFNVVYETFWQNGEYVRAGRVLAGEFVNAGNTYQAVWFDEPNSRQGGGYYSFDGKSLKKAFLKSPLEFSRISSGFSMRVHPISGRWKAHQGVDFAAAVGTPIRASGDGTIDFMGTQNGYGNVVVIKHWNNYSTAYAHMSRFASGLKKGAKVNQGEVIGYVGMTGWTTGPHLHYEFRVNNQPRDPMTVEVPNAQPLAGADLQRFRTVANDMRHRFALLNPQENGIKLKLASK
- the dtd gene encoding D-aminoacyl-tRNA deacylase; its protein translation is MIALIQRVTHASVVVDGAAVGAIEAGLMVLLCAERNDTEKEADALLAKLLSYRVFGDDAGKMNRSVADVGGALLLVPQFTLAADTRSGTRPSFTPAASPEDGKRLFDYFVARARDKHPAVETGQFGAHMQVSLTNDGPVTFWLQIKAGN
- a CDS encoding YbhB/YbcL family Raf kinase inhibitor-like protein, which gives rise to MKLWSESFKDGDAIPGEYAFCVIDPASHVAMSSNRNPHLAWSDLPAGTKSLALICHDRDVPSRGDDVNQEGKSVPADLPRVDFFHWTLIDLPADMTPIAAGQYCNEVTLRGKSGPDIGGSQPGRHGLNDYTGWFAGDADMAGDYFGYDGPCPPWNDSIQHHYVFTLFALDIERVPVDGKFTGQQVRDAIRGHVLAEANIVGAYTLNPALAKAGR
- the erpA gene encoding iron-sulfur cluster insertion protein ErpA produces the protein MNAVTEMPEPIIFTDSAADKVAQLIEEEGNPDLKLRVFVQGGGCSGFQYGFTFDEIVNEDDTTMTKNGVQLLIDSMSYQYLVGAEIDYKDDLEGAQFVIKNPNASTTCGCGSSFSA
- a CDS encoding DUF4399 domain-containing protein → MDICSSNGAAERTRPLLNESKAVYFVNLRDGDKVTSPFRIAFGLVGMGIAPAGVNVENTGHHHLLIDQKLTNDMLIKPIPFTEKYRHFGKGETEATLELPVGKHTLRLLFANAYHQPYYVSSKEVTIEVLSKNGFAKP
- the tyrS gene encoding tyrosine--tRNA ligase, producing the protein MQPATALPLSDAVQEALAITKRGIDELLIEADFVQKLARSEKTGKPLRIKLGLDPTAPDLHLGHTVVLNKMRQLQNLGHTVIFLIGDFTSMIGDPSGRNITRPPLTREQIEENAKTYFAQASLVLDPSRTEIRYNSEWCDPLGARGMIQLSAKYTVARILEREDFTKRLKAGTPISVHELLYPLMQGYDSVALQSDLELGGTDQKFNLLVGRELQKDYGQEPQCILTMPLLEGLDGVEKMSKSKGNYVGITEPANTMFAKLMSISDTMMWRYYDLLSFRSIAEVEQFKREVEDGRNPRDIKVLLAQEIVERFHSRQAAHDALADFNNRAKGGIPDDIPEVSLSGAPLGIGQLLKQANLCASTSEALRMVEQGGVRIDGATISDKALKVEAGTFVLQVGKRKFARVTLS
- a CDS encoding anhydro-N-acetylmuramic acid kinase, with product MSGTSLDGVDGVLAEFPADGSDTPVSTVATAYIPFPAPLREELMALQAPADNEIHREAMAANLLACHYADCVAQLTAHSGIAPAAICAVGAHGQTIRHRPEAGYTRQINNPSLLAELSGIDVIADFRSRDIAAGGQGAPLVPAFHQAIFGTADETRVVANIGGISNISVLDHGQKVIGFDTGPGNVLMDAWIARHLGGSFDAGGAWAAGGRVIPALLQTLLDEAFLKLAPPKSTGRDLFHLAWLENKLSGFASAAAQDVQATLTEFTAVTLATAIADHARAAQAVYVCGGGAYNAHLMHRLQHALAGQGHSAHVASTDALGVAPNHVEALAFAWLAHRHVERQAGNLPSVTGAKGLRILGALYPA